The genomic interval AGACAtgtacaaaatttttaaatatattttattttttaaaaaacttttatGCGAAAATCAAGATATTGTACTTTATTTgtagtatttaaataaataattatttatttattttaaaatataatatatttattatcaactaataaaattatttaaatagtaaaaataaactataataaatacacgttaactaaaaataatatgtattttggGATGATCGCTATTGCACGATCTCCGATACTTGTGTCATTGATTAcgtcaaataaataaattgtaagtATGAGATTTCATCTCACTACACAAGGTGAGAATCGAACTCGTGACCCACCAAATTAATATCGACATATAGGAGAGAGCATTCAGTTATAATCGACCGAACTGTTAACTTTTTTACCAACCAAACCGAATTGATCATAGCCCACTAACAAAGCCGAACCAAATCGATAGGATACACTAATCAAAAAATCGAAATCGAAATAAGAGGTATAACCGAACTTCACTAAAACTTACCGAATGGGCAAGCATGATCGGAAGGAGAGAGATGTAGCTAGGGTGGTGTCGGCCTCTGCataggaaaaaaatgaaacGCTGGAGACAAAGACGCATGACCAGCCCTTATTCGATTCAGCCCTTCGCTTAGCTAGAGGCCCAAATGGCCCTTCATCTTCAAATGTCATGTAGCcatgagatagagagagagattgtcaTAAGGTAGTGGGAAGGAGGCGACGTTCGTGAGGTGGTGGGAGGCAGACGAAGTTCATGAGGTGGCAAAAGGAAGGCGACGAAGGTAAGGCAGTGAGATTGatatcaagagagagagagaaagaaaaagagataggGGTCTTGAGAATGAGAATTGAGAGGCCGATAGGCAAGAGGGAAGCAATGGATCACTGGTGAGGTCGAAGAGAAGGGGCAACAGACTAACTAGCACGcacaagagagaaagagagagagaggacgtCTGTTGACGTCATAAAGCTGAGAAGTTTGGGGtaagggagagagaaattttttttgggaAGGAGTTGAGGGAACCAGAGTGTTAGAGACCAAGGTCGCGTGAGTGTTGGGAAGGGAGAGTAAACAATGGGCAGTGTGgcgtgagagaaagagagagaacaatTTGGGTGTGGGGGAAACCATGGGCAATAATTAAGGGAAAACAATGGGCAGTAAATAACAAATTCGGTTATTTCGGTTAATcgaaatatttgaatttttttataaatataatcgAATCGACTTTTAACTACTTAATTAACCTAATCGAACTGACTAGTTTGGTCAGTTTAGTTAAACCGGAAAAATGCACATCCCTATCGACATATTGTTTGCCTGACCGCTCAACCTATGATTTGAGGacaaaaataatatgtactTACTATCGTTAACCATtgttcttaatatatatatatatatataaggtatatcttatatttattgcaaacaataaaattaatggCTTTTGTTTCTTCTCAAAACTCGGCTATCGTTGATCGCCCTCTACCATCCCTTTTATCCAGAGGCAGGGATGGCAATGAGAGACCCCTCAACAAGTTCCAATAATTACCATTGgatctcaattttaatatttattctaaatttaaataaatgattaaaacccAAGAAATGGAAATAACTGTCAAGCTTTTTGGTGGTGATTGAAGTTTTCACACTTCTTTTATAGTCTTGTAGTGCTAACTTGATGCAGAAATTCCATCTTTTAGGTTCATGCATTTGCGATTATGAAGTGGAGctttaataaataaagataaaattatttgtttgtgCGCTGACAGATTATGATTTTGAGTTATAGGAACAGGCCGGGACCTATAGATAAATCAAAGAGTCTATTGTCTCAGAACTTATAATTATGCCAATTTAGGGgcttataaatttgaaaaaaaaattactattttgttTCTCTGTCAAATTGATCATTTTGCTCCCATATTAATcactaatttatttgtaaatttttattgatttgttggattataatttaaaatttaagtttaatattattattgcttaagtttaaaaattaaatttgattgatattttgcctccaaaactGTAAGcagagtagtttttaattgatcatgtagaaatttttttttttattttgatatgatataaatatttttttatattttattaaaaaaaaattaaatgaacacTATTACGATTCGGGCCCATTTTTTACGTTTCAACCTCAGGCACTATATAGGAACATGATAAAGTTGTGTACAAAAACCAAGAAGTCCCGTACGTCGGGACACCCTTTATACATTACGTGATATAGTTGTCAAAATCGGTTGCAGTTATTCGGATACCACCGTTTCTTGTTTGGTTAATCATCAGCaacaataaatataatcatAAGAAGCTATGTTTGTGTTTATGTTTCTGATGCAGAATGCAGAATACAGTAGATTATTACTCTTCTGATCGTCGACATCGAGTCAATCTAAAGCTAGCATAAATGTCTCTGTTTGAAACAGTCCTATAACCAACTCTTCTCATCTGAATACTTATTTCCTAACTGTAGAAAGAGTATAGCTTGTAGCTGTAGAGATCCCACTATCTTGTTCCTTTCCTCCCACTTCTTAGCTGAACTAAAATGCAGAAAAAGATGAAGTATAGCTATGATCTTTTTTTATCAGAAAAAGGCTTTGAGATTTGTATCCCAAATTTAATTCCAGTGCTCTCTCAGAACTTGGTGTCGAGAAAATTGCAATTGATCGATCACCATCTCGACGTGGAGAGAGCATATATAGCAATAGCTTCGGTCTCATTTGCTAGAGATATTTGGATGCAAGAAACGAGAAACTAATCGTGGCGAAGAGCAGTGCGGGGTGGTGTAGCACGGGATAAGCTGAGTTGGGGCTTCCTGTTGGTTCTAAACCGTAGTCTGATGGCGCACCGGGGGTGTAAGGATTCACCGACGAAGTAGTGCTGTAATGGCAGAcatgaaatatatattctgtCAATCACCACACCGTTTTTTGACGGGAGAACTTTTCAATTAGAAGTGGTTTGTGTGGAAGTAACCTGGGTGGCGGCGGCGATGGCAGCGTTGGCACGGCTGTTGGCGGTGGCTGTGTTGGTGTCGATGTCCTAGGTGATGCATAATGACAGTTTCCAGAACCTGCAATTGCCAAGAGCATTGTTTTTCTACTGTGTCATGGAGTAAGAAATTTGAAGCTGTTTATTAGCAaggatatatatgtgtgtgtgtgcgtgtgcgtgtgtgtatatatcatTAGGAAAATTGGAATTAATCTAGAGAAATTGTGAAATTAAAGGTTGATGAGTTTAAGTGTGAACGTTTCTTACTCGGATCAGCGTTGGTGAGCTGTGCTGCTCCCCCGAAAACACAGCTAGTTGGGATCGGGTTCTTCTGGTAGTAGTCGTTGAAAGCATATGAGGCGTGATCTTTGACAGTATTTGGGTTATAACAAGCTGCACCTGATTGAATAGCTGAGCAGTCTGCTCCTCCGTAGCCGCACGCATAGTCCAGAGCCACCTGCAAAGCTGTAGGGGATGCGGTTGGGTTGGCGACACACCAGGCTCCGCCTGATGACGTTGGGGACGTGGTGGTTGGACCTGCCGGAGTTGTGGTGGTTGGTGCTGGCGGGCTTTCAGGTATTACAATTGGAGTTGCTGTAGTTGGAGAATTGGGGTTTACAATGGGAATGGCATCCAGTTCAGTACCATACAATGAAGGTGAGGAATCCACTTGGCTCTCTGCGGGGACAGGCTGCTTTTGATATTGCTGGATCGCTTGGAGGGGAAGTTTCTCTGCAACGCTTGAATCTGAAGAAATGCAGAATCGAGATAAGTTATTCACTCCCCTTTGCTTTTTTCACNNNNNNNNNNNNNNNNNNNNNNNNNNNNNNNNNNNNNNNNNNNNNNNNNNNNNNNNNNNNNNNNNNNNNNNNNNNNNNNNNNNNNNNNNNNNNNNNNNNNAAAATTAAATGTCCTAATCTTTACTTCCCATAAATAATTATCTCCAAAGCTAGTCATTGTCTTGTTTGATTATGTCTTTTAAAATGACTCCAACTTCTCCAATCCAACtgggtttgattttgatgcatTACCTAACTTTATCTCTTTGTTATATCTTTTTGGGAAAATAAGATTATAATGTTGTTTAGTGTACATTTTTTTAAACCCTAAATATCAATGATAActtctttacaaaattaaaaataattaggtaCCCATATAATAAGACTAAAGATAATTAGATACCCATATGGAAGGATCATCAAATTGTGCCCTTAatctaaggttttttttttttttttttaagataacagAAAGCTTTAATTACAAACTAAAGACTGTCCAAAAGCAATAGACAAAGCACATGAATATAGAGGGAAAAATGCACCAACCCATTGCTAGTCATCTTTGTACATTATTCATTACTTGTACCTTTAATTTTAGcaaatgagataaattataGGTATTGTAGGTGAAGATTTTATCTTATTACGcaagataaaaaattgaattcataattaattggTGTGAATATcaatttatcataatttaacTATTTGAATTGTGCTCGAAAAACGAT from Diospyros lotus cultivar Yz01 chromosome 8, ASM1463336v1, whole genome shotgun sequence carries:
- the LOC127808328 gene encoding PLASMODESMATA CALLOSE-BINDING PROTEIN 3-like (The sequence of the model RefSeq protein was modified relative to this genomic sequence to represent the inferred CDS: added 61 bases not found in genome assembly); amino-acid sequence: MAAIVLQSFAFFSLCVFLSSDSSVAEKLPLQAIQQYQKQPVPAESQVDSSPSLYGTELDAIPIVNPNSPTTATPIVIPESPPAPTTTTPAGPTTTSPTSSGGAWCVANPTASPTALQVALDYACGYGGADCSAIQSGAACYNPNTVKDHASYAFNDYYQKNPIPTSCVFGGAAQLTNADPSSGNCHYASPRTSTPTQPPPTAVPTLPSPPPPSTTSSVNPYTPGAPSDYGLEPTGSPNSAYPVLHHPALLFATISFSFLASKYL